In Actinoplanes sp. NBC_00393, a single genomic region encodes these proteins:
- a CDS encoding glycosyltransferase, whose protein sequence is MKVLILTLGTRGDVQPFIALAQQLQKRGHEAVLGAPQRFADLAAGHGVAFAAVDDGPLRVLDSGAAVGEVAAGGVQARLALMRRMPAMFTRVLQDSWQIASTGPGAGADVIVHNGQLMSGQHVAEKLGVPAVLALPMPLYVPTGEFAWPGQQFSSRLPAVANRASFAGMKAPAMVFGRTVDRWRAGLGLPRRRGRHDPLRTPAGGRALVLHAVSPAVLRRPADWPPSAYVTGYWFADRRTSVTDPLPGPPASTGDGEPLVFVGFGSMAGPDPAAATREIVAALRLAGVRGVLAAGWGGLCETPSQQDVFVTGEVPHETVFARVAAVVHHGGAGTTAAAVRAGVPQVVCPFVADQPFWGQRMHRLGVAAEPIAQRRLTVPALAAAIRRAVDDPAMIDAARRLGERVRAENGVAVAVDLLERAVINRR, encoded by the coding sequence GACCCGCGGTGACGTGCAACCGTTCATCGCGTTGGCCCAGCAGCTGCAGAAGCGTGGCCATGAGGCGGTGCTCGGGGCGCCGCAACGCTTCGCCGATCTGGCCGCCGGGCACGGCGTCGCGTTTGCGGCAGTGGACGACGGTCCGCTGCGGGTGCTGGACAGCGGAGCCGCGGTGGGTGAGGTGGCCGCCGGCGGGGTGCAGGCGAGGCTGGCGTTGATGCGCCGGATGCCGGCGATGTTCACGCGGGTGCTGCAGGACAGCTGGCAGATCGCGTCGACCGGGCCGGGTGCCGGCGCTGACGTGATCGTGCACAACGGCCAGCTCATGAGCGGTCAGCACGTCGCGGAGAAGCTCGGTGTGCCGGCGGTCCTGGCGTTGCCGATGCCGTTGTATGTCCCGACGGGCGAGTTCGCGTGGCCCGGACAGCAGTTCTCGTCCCGGCTGCCGGCCGTGGCGAACCGGGCGAGCTTCGCGGGGATGAAGGCGCCGGCGATGGTGTTCGGCCGTACGGTCGACCGGTGGCGTGCCGGACTGGGCCTGCCCCGGCGGCGAGGCCGGCATGATCCGCTGCGTACTCCCGCCGGCGGGCGGGCTCTGGTCTTACATGCGGTGAGCCCGGCGGTGCTGCGCCGTCCGGCCGACTGGCCGCCGTCCGCGTACGTCACCGGTTACTGGTTCGCCGACCGCCGGACCAGCGTCACAGATCCGCTGCCCGGGCCACCGGCCTCAACGGGCGACGGTGAGCCGCTGGTCTTCGTCGGGTTCGGCAGCATGGCCGGGCCGGACCCGGCAGCCGCGACCCGGGAGATTGTGGCGGCGTTGCGGTTGGCCGGGGTGCGCGGTGTGCTCGCTGCCGGCTGGGGCGGGCTGTGCGAGACACCGTCGCAGCAAGATGTGTTCGTGACCGGGGAGGTCCCGCACGAGACGGTGTTCGCGCGGGTGGCGGCGGTGGTGCATCACGGCGGGGCGGGTACGACGGCGGCGGCGGTCCGTGCGGGTGTCCCGCAGGTGGTGTGCCCGTTCGTCGCGGATCAGCCGTTCTGGGGGCAACGGATGCACCGCCTCGGCGTCGCTGCGGAACCGATCGCTCAGCGGCGCCTGACCGTGCCCGCTCTGGCCGCCGCGATCCGCCGCGCGGTCGATGACCCGGCGATGATCGACGCGGCGCGCCGGCTGGGGGAGCGGGTCCGTGCCGAGAACGGTGTGGCCGTTGCTGTCGACCTTCTGGAACGGGCGGTGATCAACCGCCGGTAA